A portion of the Pedobacter cryoconitis genome contains these proteins:
- a CDS encoding RES family NAD+ phosphorylase, with amino-acid sequence MIVYRIAKLKKRATDLSGMGAYKEGGRWNNAGTYMLYTSENSSLAYLENLVHFEIENSPPNLYIMSIELKIDDTLIYTLPDKIYPANWQEIGNLQNKRIGDELMEERKFLGIKTRSAINKLEYNYLLNPLFPGYHELVSVRLVEELAVDARLVK; translated from the coding sequence ATGATTGTATATCGTATTGCAAAATTAAAAAAGAGAGCTACTGATTTGTCTGGCATGGGAGCTTATAAAGAGGGTGGACGCTGGAATAATGCTGGAACTTATATGTTATATACCAGTGAAAATAGTTCGTTAGCTTATCTTGAAAATCTGGTCCATTTTGAAATAGAAAACAGTCCTCCAAATCTCTATATTATGAGTATTGAACTCAAAATAGATGATACACTTATTTATACACTCCCTGATAAAATTTATCCTGCAAACTGGCAGGAGATAGGTAATCTTCAAAATAAAAGAATTGGTGATGAGCTAATGGAAGAACGGAAATTTCTGGGTATTAAAACCAGATCGGCTATCAATAAATTAGAATACAATTATTTGTTGAATCCTTTGTTTCCCGGCTATCATGAGCTGGTTAGTGTCAGGTTAGTTGAAGAATTAGCGGTAGATGCGAGATTAGTGAAATAA
- a CDS encoding YeeE/YedE family protein, translated as MSILEFIKQPWPWYVAGPLIGMTVPILLLIGNKAFGISSSLRHICAACMPAKIPFFQYDWKKEAWNLFFVAGIFLGGFIATSLLSNPSNIVLNPKLVTELSGYGITDYQAMVPVQLFNWSSLFTLRGLIMMVGGGFLVGFGTRYAGGCTSGHAIMGISTLQWPSLVATCCFMTGGFIMANYILPYILLLG; from the coding sequence ATGAGTATCCTTGAATTTATAAAGCAACCGTGGCCATGGTACGTTGCGGGCCCATTGATCGGAATGACCGTACCCATACTGCTGCTGATCGGTAACAAAGCATTTGGCATCAGTTCTTCCTTACGTCATATCTGTGCGGCCTGTATGCCGGCTAAAATCCCATTCTTCCAATATGACTGGAAAAAAGAAGCCTGGAACCTTTTCTTCGTTGCAGGGATATTTTTGGGTGGTTTTATTGCCACATCCTTACTTTCTAATCCTTCAAATATTGTATTGAACCCTAAATTGGTAACCGAATTATCCGGCTATGGTATCACAGATTATCAGGCTATGGTTCCTGTGCAACTGTTTAACTGGTCTTCGCTTTTCACATTGCGCGGACTGATTATGATGGTTGGTGGTGGTTTTCTGGTTGGTTTCGGAACACGCTATGCCGGTGGATGTACAAGCGGGCATGCTATTATGGGGATTTCAACACTGCAATGGCCTTCCTTAGTCGCTACTTGCTGCTTTATGACTGGCGGTTTTATCATGGCTAACTATATCCTTCCGTACATTCTTTTACTCGGCTAA
- a CDS encoding OmpA family protein: MRFQKTHLLLAGIGLFAFSLQACKTKKIVAKPNPPVAVEKPVEKPVEKAPVEEKVETPAPEKPNFNFANVQFEFNSDVLKTASFQILDNAAKEMKKDPSAKFVLNGNSSAEGTPEHNMSLSVDRANSVKSYLVNAGISGSNLSVKGFGATNPIDNNSTEAGKELNRRVEIKVAQ; this comes from the coding sequence ATGAGATTTCAAAAAACACACTTACTATTAGCTGGTATCGGCTTATTCGCTTTTTCTCTTCAAGCTTGTAAAACGAAGAAAATCGTTGCAAAACCTAATCCACCAGTAGCAGTAGAAAAACCGGTAGAGAAACCAGTAGAAAAAGCACCTGTAGAAGAAAAAGTGGAAACTCCTGCACCAGAGAAACCAAATTTCAACTTCGCTAATGTTCAGTTTGAATTTAACTCTGACGTCTTGAAAACAGCTTCCTTCCAGATCCTGGATAATGCAGCTAAAGAAATGAAAAAAGATCCTTCAGCTAAATTTGTTCTGAACGGAAACTCTTCAGCTGAAGGTACACCTGAGCACAATATGTCATTATCAGTAGACAGAGCAAATTCAGTAAAATCATATTTAGTGAATGCAGGTATCAGTGGTAGTAATTTATCAGTAAAAGGATTTGGCGCAACCAATCCAATTGACAATAACTCAACTGAAGCAGGTAAAGAATTGAACCGTAGAGTAGAGATTAAAGTAGCGCAATAA
- the recR gene encoding recombination mediator RecR — translation MNFSSKLLEDAVNEFSKLPGVGQKTALRLVLHLLNKEQEEVDTFGNSIIRLRKDIKHCSICHNISDLPICGICSSNKREKEIICVVEDTRDVMAVENTSQYFGVYHVLGGLISPMDGIGPSDLFIDSLVQRVATTPVKEVILALSATMEGDTTLFYLYKRLKDFQIPITTIARGIAFGGELEYADEITLGRSIVTRVPYVNSITK, via the coding sequence ATGAATTTTTCTTCCAAGCTACTCGAAGATGCTGTTAACGAATTTTCTAAACTACCTGGTGTAGGACAAAAGACTGCATTGCGTCTGGTACTGCACTTATTGAACAAGGAACAAGAGGAAGTAGATACTTTCGGGAACTCCATCATCAGGCTGAGAAAAGATATCAAGCACTGTAGCATCTGTCATAATATATCAGATCTGCCCATATGCGGGATTTGCAGTTCCAATAAACGGGAGAAAGAAATAATTTGTGTGGTCGAAGATACGCGTGATGTTATGGCTGTAGAAAATACCTCTCAATATTTTGGCGTTTATCATGTATTAGGCGGTTTAATTTCTCCAATGGACGGAATCGGGCCATCCGATCTGTTTATAGATTCTTTGGTCCAGCGGGTTGCTACTACACCTGTTAAGGAGGTTATTTTAGCCTTAAGTGCAACTATGGAAGGCGATACCACACTTTTTTATCTTTACAAAAGACTCAAAGACTTTCAAATACCAATTACTACTATTGCCCGTGGAATCGCTTTTGGCGGTGAACTGGAATATGCAGACGAAATCACTTTAGGCCGCTCAATCGTTACCAGAGTACCCTATGTCAATTCAATAACCAAATAG
- the parS gene encoding antitoxin Xre/MbcA/ParS toxin-binding domain-containing protein, with protein MVLREDNLVYLLGGADLIREKIKSVFDLITLSNKGIKKASLDALVGHMGMTKKNFAEDILNLSVKTLERKKADDLLDRYTSSHIIEVTKVVAHAFEVFEQEEKMQRWLNTPNRALNEMKPLDLFYIPTGLAMVDNVLGRIEEGVYS; from the coding sequence ATGGTGTTACGTGAAGATAATCTGGTCTACTTACTAGGTGGGGCAGATCTGATAAGAGAAAAGATTAAGTCTGTGTTTGATTTGATTACTTTAAGCAATAAAGGGATCAAGAAAGCTTCTTTGGATGCTCTGGTGGGGCATATGGGGATGACCAAAAAGAACTTTGCTGAAGACATACTAAATTTATCTGTTAAAACTCTGGAACGAAAAAAAGCAGACGATTTACTAGACAGATATACTTCTTCCCACATTATAGAAGTGACCAAGGTAGTAGCCCATGCTTTTGAGGTATTTGAACAAGAAGAAAAAATGCAAAGATGGTTAAACACACCTAATAGGGCATTGAATGAAATGAAGCCATTGGACTTGTTTTATATTCCTACAGGACTTGCGATGGTTGATAATGTACTGGGCAGGATTGAAGAAGGAGTTTACTCTTAG
- a CDS encoding DUF6985 domain-containing protein, producing the protein MSKHKFWGQVTESLMGYTAEKKYNIPNFSEQEIEIFLGSEFDEDGDEIDTPPNKISLDAYADTYTAFLNNLPDVLLAIKAQGFERYSRLYAHYYEHEEKSGKAPLNIDTAEKHFEYMRDILQIRIEDNQTIIIPIRYQLDTEHGIEIKLENNQITSIGGIGES; encoded by the coding sequence ATGAGCAAACACAAATTCTGGGGTCAGGTAACGGAAAGTTTGATGGGCTATACCGCTGAAAAAAAATATAACATTCCAAATTTCAGTGAACAGGAAATAGAAATATTTTTAGGAAGTGAGTTTGATGAAGATGGGGATGAAATAGATACTCCTCCAAACAAAATAAGTCTTGATGCATACGCCGATACCTATACAGCATTTTTGAATAATCTTCCTGATGTACTTTTAGCCATTAAAGCGCAAGGTTTTGAGCGTTACAGTAGATTATATGCGCATTATTATGAGCATGAGGAAAAATCAGGAAAAGCGCCATTAAATATTGATACAGCTGAAAAACATTTTGAATACATGCGAGATATACTGCAAATCAGGATTGAGGATAATCAGACTATCATTATTCCAATCCGTTATCAATTGGATACGGAACATGGAATTGAAATAAAGCTTGAAAATAATCAGATTACATCGATTGGCGGAATTGGTGAGTCTTAA
- a CDS encoding SDR family oxidoreductase, which produces MDFKNKVVIITGASSGIGKSCAEEFAKRGANLVLAARQFVTLCEVTADLEKRYGIKALAVQADVSKEADCEALIKQALLTFNQVDIMVNNAGLSMRALFNELDLSVLKNLMDVNFWGTVYCTKYALPEILKTKGSIIGVSSIAGYRGLPGRTGYSASKFAMNGFMEALRTELLHTGVHVMVACPGFTTSNIRVAALAKDGTSHGETSMEEGKMMSSAEVAVNIVNGIAGRKRTLIMTGQGKLTVWINKLFPALADKLVFNHFTKEKNALIK; this is translated from the coding sequence ATGGATTTTAAGAATAAAGTAGTCATTATTACCGGTGCCTCATCGGGTATAGGAAAGTCATGCGCTGAAGAATTTGCCAAACGCGGAGCAAACTTAGTACTGGCAGCCAGGCAATTTGTGACTTTATGTGAGGTTACTGCCGATCTGGAAAAAAGATACGGGATTAAAGCCCTGGCTGTACAAGCTGATGTCAGTAAAGAAGCAGATTGTGAAGCACTGATCAAACAGGCGTTATTAACCTTTAACCAGGTTGATATTATGGTAAACAATGCGGGACTATCTATGCGTGCACTCTTCAACGAACTTGATTTATCAGTCCTTAAAAACCTGATGGATGTCAACTTCTGGGGTACAGTTTATTGCACTAAATATGCATTACCTGAAATCCTGAAGACTAAAGGGAGTATAATTGGCGTTTCTTCTATTGCAGGCTATCGTGGTTTACCGGGCAGAACAGGTTATTCAGCGTCCAAATTTGCAATGAATGGATTTATGGAAGCGCTGAGAACAGAGCTCCTGCATACCGGAGTACACGTGATGGTCGCTTGTCCGGGTTTTACTACTTCGAATATCAGAGTGGCGGCCCTGGCAAAAGACGGTACCTCACATGGAGAAACCAGTATGGAAGAAGGAAAGATGATGTCTTCAGCAGAAGTTGCAGTAAATATAGTCAATGGAATTGCTGGGCGTAAACGTACACTGATCATGACCGGACAAGGTAAATTAACCGTATGGATCAATAAACTATTTCCGGCACTTGCCGATAAACTGGTATTTAACCACTTTACAAAAGAGAAGAATGCCTTAATTAAATAA
- a CDS encoding phosphoribosylanthranilate isomerase, producing MKYKLKICGMKIPANLAEVVALQPNYIGFIFYPGSKRFIGELDPSLIKNIPATIKTTGVFVNEELETVKNAIVTYHLKAVQLHGQESAAYCEALKGYAEVIKAFGIDESFDFDTLDEYQAYTDYFLFDTQTPDHGGSGKTFSWQILGNYKNKKPYFLSGGIGIDQLAELGKIKDESLYAIDVNSKFELSPGLKDTALLSNFKQGLDKI from the coding sequence ATGAAATATAAATTGAAAATCTGCGGGATGAAAATACCAGCTAATCTAGCAGAAGTGGTTGCTTTACAGCCCAACTATATTGGCTTTATCTTTTATCCTGGTTCTAAAAGATTTATTGGTGAGCTCGATCCTTCGCTGATTAAAAATATACCGGCAACTATAAAAACTACAGGTGTATTCGTGAACGAAGAATTGGAAACTGTAAAAAATGCGATCGTAACTTATCACCTGAAAGCTGTTCAGTTACATGGTCAGGAAAGCGCAGCCTACTGCGAAGCGTTGAAAGGATATGCAGAAGTAATCAAAGCATTTGGAATTGATGAAAGTTTTGATTTTGATACATTGGACGAATATCAGGCGTATACAGATTACTTCCTTTTTGATACACAAACTCCGGATCATGGAGGCTCTGGGAAAACTTTTAGCTGGCAAATCCTGGGGAATTATAAAAACAAGAAACCCTATTTTCTGAGTGGTGGAATAGGAATTGATCAGCTTGCTGAATTGGGAAAGATCAAAGATGAGAGCTTATATGCAATAGATGTCAATAGCAAATTTGAACTTTCACCAGGAC
- a CDS encoding TIGR00730 family Rossman fold protein, producing the protein MTSEEKIRSAFENKNWQEIKVTDSWQIFKIMAEFVDGFEKLAKIGPCVSIFGSARTAETNKYYQMAVDCGKLLTDRGYGVITGGGPGIMEAGNKGAHTNGGKSVGLNIDLPFEQFHNKYVDHNKLLQFDYFFVRKVMFMKYSQGFIVLPGGMGTMDELFEAITLIQTGKIARFPIVLLGKDYWGGLIDWIKNTMLEKEHNIHAEDLNLFRLADTAEEATEHIFRFYDKYVLKPNF; encoded by the coding sequence ATGACGAGTGAAGAGAAAATAAGAAGCGCGTTTGAAAACAAAAACTGGCAGGAGATCAAAGTGACTGATTCCTGGCAGATCTTTAAAATAATGGCTGAATTTGTAGATGGCTTTGAGAAGCTGGCTAAAATTGGCCCCTGTGTATCCATCTTTGGTTCTGCAAGAACTGCTGAAACGAATAAATATTATCAAATGGCAGTAGATTGCGGTAAATTATTGACTGACCGCGGTTATGGTGTAATTACAGGAGGTGGCCCTGGTATTATGGAAGCTGGTAATAAAGGCGCCCATACCAATGGGGGGAAATCTGTAGGATTGAATATTGACCTGCCTTTTGAACAGTTCCACAATAAGTATGTTGACCACAATAAATTACTGCAATTCGATTACTTCTTTGTAAGAAAAGTCATGTTCATGAAATACTCACAGGGATTTATTGTATTACCTGGTGGAATGGGAACAATGGACGAATTGTTTGAAGCGATTACATTGATTCAGACCGGTAAAATTGCCCGTTTTCCGATCGTATTGTTAGGTAAGGATTACTGGGGTGGATTAATTGACTGGATCAAAAACACGATGTTAGAGAAAGAGCATAATATCCATGCAGAAGATTTAAACTTGTTCAGATTAGCGGATACTGCTGAGGAAGCAACAGAGCATATTTTCAGATTCTATGATAAATACGTTCTGAAACCAAATTTCTAG
- a CDS encoding DUF502 domain-containing protein, translated as MNRIGKALLNYLIKGLLIVLPIALSIYIVIWAVTTVDSWLNVNNILGVDPRTGESRNIPGLGLALVIALILAAGIFVTNFVTEPMYNWFNRWMNRLPGLNFIYSSIKDLTEAFVGDEKKFNHPVLVEMTADIKRIGFMTQSDLSSIGLPGDCVVYFPFSYSFAGQVCVVSKDKIKELKMNAADAMKLVVSGGVSHI; from the coding sequence ATGAACAGGATTGGGAAGGCACTGTTAAATTACCTGATTAAGGGTTTACTGATAGTATTGCCTATAGCTTTAAGTATTTACATCGTGATATGGGCAGTGACCACAGTCGATAGCTGGTTGAATGTCAATAATATTCTGGGGGTTGACCCAAGAACAGGAGAAAGCAGGAATATTCCTGGTTTAGGGCTTGCGCTGGTTATAGCGTTAATTCTGGCCGCAGGGATATTTGTGACTAATTTTGTAACTGAACCAATGTATAACTGGTTCAACCGGTGGATGAACAGATTGCCTGGGTTAAATTTTATTTATTCTTCTATTAAGGACCTCACAGAGGCATTTGTTGGTGATGAAAAGAAATTTAATCACCCTGTTTTGGTAGAAATGACTGCAGATATCAAAAGGATTGGCTTCATGACGCAGAGCGATCTGTCGTCAATTGGCTTACCCGGAGATTGTGTCGTTTATTTTCCATTCTCGTACTCCTTTGCCGGACAAGTTTGTGTCGTGTCTAAGGATAAGATCAAAGAATTGAAAATGAATGCTGCTGATGCTATGAAATTAGTTGTATCAGGAGGGGTTAGTCATATCTAA
- a CDS encoding DUF6691 family protein — protein sequence MKNNIKYLLVGIAFGIVFVKAEVISWFRIQEMFRLQSFHMFGVIGSAIAVGILSVWLIKKFNIKTINGEAITFTPKTFNKGQIYGGLIFGFGWAITGACPGPLFAQIGTGATVISITLISAIAGTWVYGRFKDHLPH from the coding sequence ATGAAAAATAATATAAAATATCTGTTAGTCGGTATTGCATTTGGCATTGTTTTCGTCAAGGCCGAAGTCATTAGCTGGTTCCGTATCCAGGAAATGTTCCGCTTGCAATCTTTCCATATGTTTGGGGTAATTGGCAGTGCAATCGCAGTAGGCATACTCTCTGTATGGCTCATTAAAAAGTTTAATATCAAAACGATCAATGGAGAAGCCATTACTTTTACGCCTAAGACTTTCAACAAAGGTCAGATTTACGGAGGACTGATCTTCGGTTTTGGCTGGGCGATTACAGGTGCTTGTCCAGGACCATTATTTGCACAAATAGGGACAGGTGCAACCGTAATCAGTATTACCTTGATCAGTGCCATTGCAGGAACCTGGGTGTATGGAAGGTTTAAGGATCATTTACCGCATTAA
- a CDS encoding sodium:solute symporter has translation MTPAILLSFLLGYFALLIGVAYFTSRNSSDNASFFIANRNSKWYLVAFGMIGTALSGVTFISVPGAVGKGEFGYFQFVLGNAVGFIIVATVLLPLYYRMNLISIYTYLERRLGAYSYKTGAVIFLISRTIGSSFRLYLVAIVLQKFIFDAWNIPFWLTIVLCLVLIWVYTHKGGLKTIIITDTLQTVFLLLSVVLSIIFIARSLHLDIAGTFEAVKNSSYSKIFFWEDFLGSKSHFLKQFLGGIFVTVAMVGLDQDLMQKNLSMKSIGEAQKNMFTFTGVFVVMNIFFLSVGALLYLYAAKNGIAVADLKTPDHLYPEIALNHLNIIPGIIFMLGLTAATFATTDSALTALTTSFCMDFLHFDKKEDQNDPKLVTQRHWVHIGFSVVMVAVILVFKAINDDSVVNSIFTAAGYTYGPLLGLFAFGMLTKKAVADKLVPYLCIASPVLCFVINTHSIKWFGYAMGFELIVLNGLITFLLLWVTGRNTADQTKF, from the coding sequence ATGACTCCCGCCATACTTTTATCCTTTCTGTTAGGATATTTTGCTCTTTTAATAGGAGTAGCCTATTTCACCTCCAGGAACTCATCTGACAACGCCTCATTTTTTATTGCGAACCGCAATTCAAAATGGTACCTGGTAGCTTTTGGAATGATTGGAACAGCCCTTTCGGGAGTAACTTTTATTTCTGTGCCCGGCGCAGTTGGCAAAGGTGAATTTGGGTATTTCCAGTTTGTACTGGGTAACGCAGTAGGTTTCATCATTGTAGCCACTGTCCTTTTACCCCTTTATTACCGGATGAACCTCATTTCAATTTATACGTATCTGGAAAGAAGGCTAGGTGCTTACAGCTATAAAACAGGCGCTGTAATCTTCCTGATTTCCAGAACGATCGGGTCTTCGTTCAGATTATACCTGGTGGCTATTGTCCTTCAAAAATTCATTTTTGATGCCTGGAATATCCCATTTTGGTTAACTATCGTACTTTGCCTGGTATTAATCTGGGTTTACACGCACAAAGGTGGTCTTAAAACTATTATCATCACCGATACGCTGCAAACTGTATTTCTGCTGTTATCGGTTGTCCTGTCGATTATATTCATTGCAAGATCACTACATCTGGATATAGCAGGTACTTTTGAAGCAGTAAAAAACAGCAGTTACTCCAAAATATTCTTCTGGGAAGATTTCCTGGGCAGCAAATCTCACTTCCTGAAACAGTTTTTAGGAGGTATTTTTGTTACCGTAGCCATGGTAGGGCTGGATCAGGACCTGATGCAAAAGAACCTAAGCATGAAAAGTATTGGAGAAGCACAGAAAAACATGTTCACTTTTACAGGTGTATTTGTAGTCATGAATATCTTTTTCCTGAGTGTAGGCGCTTTATTATACTTGTATGCTGCAAAAAATGGCATAGCAGTTGCTGACTTAAAAACACCGGATCATCTTTATCCTGAAATTGCTTTAAATCATTTAAATATCATCCCAGGGATTATTTTTATGCTGGGTTTGACAGCTGCAACATTCGCAACTACGGATTCTGCACTGACTGCATTGACGACTTCGTTTTGTATGGACTTCCTCCATTTTGACAAAAAAGAAGATCAGAATGACCCTAAACTGGTGACGCAGCGACACTGGGTACATATCGGTTTTTCGGTTGTTATGGTTGCTGTTATCCTGGTGTTTAAAGCTATCAATGATGATTCTGTGGTCAATTCAATATTTACAGCGGCTGGGTATACTTATGGTCCGCTGTTAGGTTTATTTGCTTTCGGGATGCTGACAAAGAAAGCAGTTGCAGATAAATTAGTACCTTATTTGTGTATTGCATCCCCTGTGTTGTGTTTTGTAATCAATACACACAGTATAAAATGGTTTGGCTATGCGATGGGTTTTGAGCTGATTGTGCTGAACGGTTTGATTACATTTTTACTACTTTGGGTTACCGGACGAAATACGGCTGACCAAACTAAATTTTAA
- a CDS encoding alpha/beta hydrolase: MTPIKKLLMLFAFLGQFFALSAKVKVEKNINYTAANDKYRQLDVFYQHDVSTAKDVVIFIHGGSWSSGKKDIYWWLGRNLARKGVVTVNINYGLAPAYKYDRMAEDCAQAVKWVKEHVKEYGGNPERIFLMGHSAGGHLAELINDNPVYFKQAGIANPVKGVILNDAFGLDMIEYMSSAEKDNSYYDFLRTFSTDPLTWEKGSPLHYAANSKNPHLIFYGAKTYPAIQLQSERLNKLLNNAQVPSALHIIPKKKHVGMISQMVFGSNQLYDFILDFLKRT; this comes from the coding sequence ATGACCCCTATAAAAAAACTACTGATGTTATTTGCCTTTCTGGGACAGTTCTTCGCTTTATCTGCTAAAGTAAAAGTAGAGAAGAACATTAATTATACGGCAGCAAATGACAAATACAGGCAACTGGATGTCTTTTATCAGCACGACGTTTCTACAGCTAAAGACGTCGTAATTTTTATCCATGGAGGCTCATGGAGCAGCGGAAAAAAAGATATCTACTGGTGGCTGGGAAGGAACCTGGCCCGTAAAGGAGTGGTTACTGTAAATATAAACTACGGTTTAGCACCAGCCTATAAATATGACCGCATGGCTGAGGATTGTGCTCAGGCAGTAAAGTGGGTGAAAGAACATGTCAAAGAATACGGTGGGAACCCGGAAAGGATTTTTCTGATGGGACACTCTGCTGGTGGGCACCTTGCTGAACTGATCAATGATAACCCGGTTTATTTTAAACAAGCCGGTATTGCAAACCCAGTAAAAGGTGTGATTTTGAATGATGCCTTTGGCCTGGATATGATAGAATATATGAGTAGCGCAGAAAAGGATAACAGTTATTATGATTTCCTGCGGACCTTTTCTACAGATCCGTTAACGTGGGAAAAAGGTTCTCCTTTACATTATGCAGCGAACAGTAAAAATCCGCACCTGATCTTTTATGGCGCGAAAACTTATCCTGCAATACAACTACAGTCCGAAAGGCTGAATAAATTGCTTAACAATGCTCAAGTGCCATCTGCACTGCATATCATCCCTAAAAAGAAACACGTAGGGATGATTTCGCAAATGGTATTTGGCAGCAATCAGCTTTATGACTTCATACTGGATTTTTTAAAACGCACTTAA
- the trpD gene encoding anthranilate phosphoribosyltransferase, giving the protein MKKILNHLFENKSFSREEAQRILIAIASGEFNTSQIAAFITAFGMRNITVAELQGFRDAMLDLCVKVDLSNYELVDLCGTGGDGKDTFNISTLASFVVAGAGYKVAKHGNYGVSSGCGSSNVMEYLGYTFTADQDELKRSLDRAGICFIHAPLFNPAMKIVAPIRKDLGVKTFFNMLGPMVNPAQPKNQIVGVFSLELARLYAYLYQETDKNYTIIHAVDGFDEVSLTCDFKTFSKNGEALVKVSDLGFEEFDVHEIVGGDTIKSSAHIFTNVLQGTGTDPQNNVVLCNAAIAIQTIKPEQSFADCFYEAESSLVGGMALKSFQNLIG; this is encoded by the coding sequence ATGAAGAAAATACTCAACCACTTATTCGAAAACAAGTCTTTTAGCAGGGAAGAAGCCCAGCGGATTTTAATAGCAATTGCCTCAGGGGAATTTAATACTTCGCAGATTGCAGCGTTTATTACGGCCTTCGGGATGCGTAATATAACAGTTGCAGAGTTGCAGGGGTTCCGCGACGCAATGCTTGACCTTTGTGTAAAAGTAGATCTGTCCAATTATGAGCTGGTCGACCTTTGCGGTACCGGAGGTGATGGAAAAGACACTTTTAATATTTCTACACTCGCTTCTTTTGTTGTAGCCGGAGCAGGATATAAAGTTGCTAAACACGGTAACTATGGTGTATCCTCAGGCTGCGGTTCTTCCAACGTGATGGAATACCTTGGTTATACTTTCACTGCTGATCAGGATGAACTGAAAAGAAGTCTGGACAGGGCAGGGATCTGCTTTATTCACGCCCCATTATTCAATCCTGCGATGAAAATCGTAGCACCGATACGCAAAGACTTAGGTGTTAAAACCTTTTTTAATATGCTGGGGCCAATGGTTAATCCAGCACAGCCAAAAAATCAGATCGTAGGCGTATTCAGTCTTGAACTTGCCCGCTTATACGCATATTTGTATCAGGAAACCGATAAAAATTATACGATTATACACGCTGTGGATGGCTTTGATGAAGTCTCCCTGACTTGTGATTTCAAAACATTCAGTAAAAATGGAGAAGCTTTAGTTAAAGTGAGCGACCTTGGTTTTGAGGAATTTGATGTACATGAAATTGTTGGCGGTGACACGATTAAATCATCAGCTCATATCTTTACTAATGTATTACAAGGCACAGGGACTGATCCGCAAAATAATGTAGTGTTGTGTAATGCGGCAATTGCGATTCAGACTATTAAACCAGAGCAGTCTTTTGCAGATTGTTTTTATGAAGCAGAATCTTCGCTCGTTGGTGGAATGGCCTTGAAAAGTTTCCAGAACTTAATCGGATGA